From Actinosynnema mirum DSM 43827, a single genomic window includes:
- a CDS encoding Imm1 family immunity protein: MSHALKIYTSPDHGKEPLFLHTPDEVRAWFARWREASPAGSVDLATFYLAGDDWGPELNAGLDGDKGVLHHSGDDDTSYGFHSRNPQGSNPDEVVYYFFAADTPFPPHSEIPVTDVESAVLEFMSTGLRPTRVHWQAWVPGVGHVPV; the protein is encoded by the coding sequence TTGTCCCACGCCCTGAAGATCTACACCAGCCCCGACCACGGCAAGGAACCGCTGTTCCTGCACACCCCCGACGAGGTCCGGGCCTGGTTCGCCCGGTGGCGGGAGGCGTCCCCCGCAGGCAGCGTGGACCTGGCCACCTTCTACCTGGCCGGTGACGACTGGGGGCCCGAGCTGAACGCGGGCCTGGATGGCGACAAGGGCGTGCTGCACCACTCCGGCGACGACGACACCTCCTACGGCTTCCACTCCCGCAACCCCCAGGGCAGCAACCCCGACGAGGTCGTCTACTACTTCTTCGCCGCCGATACCCCCTTCCCTCCCCACTCCGAGATCCCCGTCACCGACGTCGAGTCCGCCGTCCTGGAGTTCATGTCCACCGGCCTCCGCCCCACCCGCGTCCACTGGCAGGCCTGGGTCCCCGGCGTCGGGCACGTCCCCGTGTGA
- a CDS encoding MBL fold metallo-hydrolase codes for MKKVTGLLFAAAAGALAWAARDVPAAMGGRPDERVRRSPQWRDGKFHNRATTSTMPPDGATETLRDFAFGDKTKRKPAGPVPLVAPRRDAPADGLHITWYGHASSLVEIDGARVLIDPIWSDRCSPSQVVGPRRLHAVPHELDELGRVDAVVISHDHYDHLDLPTVRALTRDHAAVFVVPLGIGAHLRSWDVPEHRIVELDWNESHRVAGITLTATPAQHFSGRGLARDTTLWASWVIAGPEHRVYYTGDTGYFDGYAEIGEEHGPFDAALVQIGAYGSGWPDIHMTPEEGVAAHRDVRGGLLIPVHWATFNLALHDWSEPVDRVWREAKAHDVRMAVPKPGERIDVANPPAVDGWWQAL; via the coding sequence ATGAAGAAGGTGACCGGACTCCTGTTCGCGGCAGCCGCCGGGGCGCTGGCCTGGGCCGCGCGCGACGTTCCCGCCGCCATGGGGGGCAGGCCGGACGAGCGCGTCCGCCGGTCTCCCCAGTGGCGCGACGGCAAGTTCCACAACCGCGCCACCACCAGCACCATGCCGCCCGACGGCGCCACCGAGACGCTCCGCGACTTCGCGTTCGGCGACAAGACCAAGCGCAAGCCCGCGGGCCCCGTGCCGCTGGTGGCTCCGAGGCGCGACGCGCCCGCCGACGGCCTCCACATCACCTGGTACGGCCACGCGTCCTCGCTCGTCGAGATCGACGGCGCGCGCGTCCTGATCGACCCGATCTGGAGCGATCGCTGCTCCCCGTCCCAGGTCGTCGGCCCGCGCCGCCTCCACGCCGTCCCGCACGAGCTGGACGAGCTCGGCCGCGTCGACGCCGTCGTCATCTCCCACGACCACTACGACCACCTCGACCTCCCCACGGTCCGCGCGCTCACCCGCGACCACGCCGCCGTGTTCGTCGTCCCGCTCGGCATCGGCGCGCACCTGCGCAGCTGGGACGTCCCCGAGCACCGCATCGTGGAGCTCGACTGGAACGAGTCGCACCGCGTGGCGGGCATCACCCTCACCGCCACGCCCGCGCAGCACTTCTCCGGCCGCGGCCTCGCCCGCGACACCACGCTCTGGGCGTCCTGGGTCATCGCGGGTCCCGAGCACCGCGTCTACTACACCGGCGACACCGGCTACTTCGACGGCTACGCCGAGATCGGCGAGGAGCACGGCCCGTTCGACGCCGCGCTCGTCCAGATCGGCGCCTACGGCTCCGGCTGGCCCGACATCCACATGACCCCCGAGGAGGGCGTCGCCGCGCACCGCGACGTCCGGGGCGGCCTGCTGATCCCGGTGCACTGGGCCACCTTCAACCTCGCCCTGCACGACTGGTCCGAGCCGGTGGACCGGGTGTGGCGGGAGGCCAAGGCGCACGACGTGCGGATGGCCGTCCCGAAGCCGGGCGAGCGGATCGACGTCGCCAACCCGCCCGCCGTCGACGGCTGGTGGCAGGCGCTCTGA
- a CDS encoding DivIVA domain-containing protein encodes MYRVFEALDELVTIVEEARGVPMTSGCVVPRGDVLELLDDVRDAIPAELDDAQDVLDHRDELVGKAQHEADQATSKARSEADRMLAEAQHEAERMLSEASARAERMVAEAEEQAERAVAAGRQEYEDLVGRAHSEADRMVQAGRANYERAIEEGRAEQVRLVDQTEVVQAAHAESARLVEAARAEAVRLRGECDAYVDGKLADFEDLLAHTLRSVGKGRSHLRGPAVASATAPYDYQD; translated from the coding sequence GTGTACCGGGTGTTCGAGGCCCTCGACGAGCTGGTCACGATCGTCGAAGAGGCGCGGGGCGTGCCCATGACCTCGGGGTGCGTGGTCCCCAGGGGCGACGTGCTCGAACTGCTCGACGACGTCCGCGACGCCATCCCGGCGGAGCTGGACGACGCGCAGGACGTGCTCGACCACCGCGACGAGCTCGTCGGCAAGGCGCAGCACGAGGCCGACCAGGCGACCAGCAAGGCCCGCTCCGAGGCGGACCGGATGCTCGCCGAGGCGCAGCACGAGGCCGAGCGGATGCTGTCCGAGGCCAGCGCGCGCGCCGAGCGCATGGTCGCCGAGGCGGAGGAGCAGGCCGAGCGGGCCGTCGCCGCCGGGCGCCAGGAGTACGAGGACCTGGTGGGCCGGGCGCACTCCGAGGCGGACCGGATGGTCCAGGCCGGGCGCGCCAACTACGAGCGCGCGATCGAGGAGGGCCGGGCCGAGCAGGTCCGGCTGGTCGACCAGACCGAGGTCGTGCAGGCCGCCCACGCCGAGTCCGCGCGCCTCGTGGAGGCCGCCCGCGCTGAGGCGGTCCGGCTGCGCGGCGAGTGCGACGCGTACGTCGACGGCAAGCTCGCCGACTTCGAGGACCTGCTCGCGCACACCCTGCGCAGCGTCGGCAAGGGGCGCTCGCATTTGCGCGGCCCGGCCGTCGCGAGCGCGACCGCGCCCTACGACTACCAGGACTAG
- a CDS encoding DddA-like double-stranded DNA deaminase toxin — protein sequence MRAGCGVPDGRTRSAISGKDEGFALALRTIRELGMTRGFPLRAADVEMKVASEMRANGITSATLVINHVPCDDGMFSCDRMVPVLLPAGSTLTVFGAGGFRMTYHGGEQLPCPTP from the coding sequence GTGCGAGCGGGCTGCGGAGTGCCGGATGGGCGGACCCGTTCGGCGATCAGCGGCAAGGACGAGGGGTTCGCACTGGCGCTCCGCACGATTCGCGAGCTCGGGATGACCCGAGGGTTCCCGCTGCGCGCGGCCGACGTCGAGATGAAGGTCGCCTCGGAAATGAGGGCCAACGGGATCACGAGCGCGACGCTCGTCATCAATCACGTCCCCTGCGACGACGGTATGTTCAGCTGCGATCGGATGGTGCCGGTCCTCCTGCCCGCGGGCAGCACGCTGACCGTCTTCGGAGCGGGCGGTTTCCGCATGACCTACCACGGAGGAGAGCAGCTGCCTTGTCCCACGCCCTGA
- the coaD gene encoding pantetheine-phosphate adenylyltransferase, with translation MTRAVCPGSYDPATNGHLDIIGRAAGLFDEVVVSVLINKSKKTLFSVEERTEMLREVTAQWPNVRVDSWHGLLVDYCRENDIQAIVKGLRAVSDYDYELQMAQMNHQLTGVETLFMPTNPIYSFLASSLVKDVANYGGDVSTLLPPSILTRLTQRLAERR, from the coding sequence ATGACGCGTGCCGTGTGCCCCGGCTCCTACGACCCGGCCACCAACGGACACCTGGACATCATCGGCAGAGCCGCCGGGCTCTTCGACGAGGTCGTCGTCTCGGTGCTCATCAACAAGAGCAAGAAGACGCTGTTCTCGGTCGAGGAGCGCACCGAGATGCTCCGCGAGGTCACCGCGCAGTGGCCGAACGTGCGCGTCGACTCCTGGCACGGCCTGCTGGTCGACTACTGCCGGGAGAACGACATCCAGGCCATCGTGAAGGGCCTGCGCGCGGTCAGCGACTACGACTACGAGCTGCAGATGGCGCAGATGAACCACCAGCTCACCGGCGTCGAGACCCTGTTCATGCCGACGAACCCCATCTACAGCTTCCTGGCCAGCTCGCTGGTGAAGGACGTCGCGAACTACGGCGGCGACGTCTCCACCCTGCTCCCGCCGAGCATCCTGACCAGGCTCACCCAGCGCCTCGCCGAGCGCCGCTGA
- the rsmD gene encoding 16S rRNA (guanine(966)-N(2))-methyltransferase RsmD, translating to MTRIVAGAAGGRRLQVPPKGTRPTSDRVREALFSSLETFLDLDGAHVLDLYAGSGALGFEALSRGAATATLVESDRRAADVLRANAASLRLPGATVLHRPAEVVVAAPPERPCDLVLADPPYAVTDEQLNRVLADLVANGWTAPGTLLVVERASRSPEPVWPSPLEPLRGKRYGDTALHWSEHPQARG from the coding sequence GTGACCAGGATCGTCGCGGGCGCGGCGGGCGGACGCCGCCTGCAGGTGCCGCCCAAGGGCACCCGCCCCACCTCCGACCGCGTCCGGGAAGCCCTCTTCAGCTCGCTGGAGACCTTCCTCGACCTGGACGGCGCGCACGTCCTCGACCTCTACGCCGGGTCCGGCGCGCTTGGCTTCGAGGCCCTGTCCAGGGGCGCCGCGACCGCGACCCTCGTCGAGTCCGACCGCCGCGCCGCCGACGTCCTGCGCGCCAACGCCGCGTCCCTCCGCCTGCCCGGCGCGACCGTCCTGCACCGCCCGGCCGAAGTGGTCGTCGCCGCACCTCCGGAGCGCCCGTGCGACCTCGTCCTCGCCGACCCCCCCTACGCCGTCACGGACGAGCAGCTCAACCGCGTCCTCGCCGACCTGGTCGCGAACGGCTGGACCGCGCCCGGAACCCTCCTGGTGGTCGAGCGCGCGTCCCGCAGCCCCGAACCCGTCTGGCCGAGCCCGTTGGAACCGTTGCGCGGCAAGCGATACGGGGACACCGCACTGCACTGGTCCGAACACCCGCAGGCGCGCGGGTGA
- a CDS encoding pyruvate carboxylase, producing MFRKVLVANRGEIAIRAFRAAYELGAGTVAVFPHEDRNSLHRLKADESYEIGEPGHPVRAYLSVDEVIKAARKAGADAVYPGYGFLSENPGLAKACADAGITFVGPPTEVLELTGNKASAIAAARAAGLPVLKSSDPSSDVDALLAAADDIGFPVFVKAVAGGGGRGMRRVEDPAALRESIEAASREAESAFGDPTVFLEQAVVEPRHIEVQILADGQGGVIHLFERDCSVQRRHQKVIEIAPAPNLSPELRERICGDAVRFAEHIGYRNAGTVEFLLDPRGNYVFIEMNPRIQVEHTVTEEVTDVDLVQSQMRIASGETLADLGLSQDTVQLRGAALQCRITTEDPANGFRPDTGMISAYRSPGGSGVRLDGGTTGVGTAISAHFDSMLVKLTCRGRTFSAAVARARRAVAEFRIRGVSTNIPFLQAVLDDPDFYEGRVTTSFIEKRPHLLTARSSADRGTRLLTYLADVTVNRPNGARPSVVDPRLKLPPVDVSSDPAPGSKQRLDQLGPEGFARWLRSSERVGVTDTTFRDAHQSLLATRVRTKDLLAVAPHVARLTPELLSLEAWGGATYDVALRFLAEDPWERLAALREAVPNIALQMLLRGRNTVGYTPYPEAVTSAFVEEATATGIDIFRIFDALNDVEQMRPAIEAVRATGTAVAEVALCYTADLSNPDERLYTLDYYLRLAEQIVSAGAHVLAVKDMAGLLRPPAAAKLITALRSEFDLPVHLHTHDTAGGQLATYLAAIQSGVDAVDGAAASMGGTTSQPPLSAIVAATDHTPHATGLDLAAVCDLEPYWESVRKVYAPFESGIPGPTGRVYSHEIPGGQLSNLRTQAVALGLGQKFEEIEAMYAAADRMLGRLVKVTPSSKVVGDLALHLVGAGVSPAEFEAEPGRFDVPGSVIGFLHGELGDPPGGWPEPFRSKALKGRAAPKAVAELTEDDRKGLAEKPRATLNRLLFPAPTKEYLAHRDAYGDTSVLSSKDFFYGLRPGEEYPVDLEPGVRLLIRLEAIGEADERGVRTVMAVLNGQLRPIQVRDRSVAAEVPAAEKADRANPNHVAAPFSGVVQPSVAEGDEVDAGQTLATIEAMKMEAAITAPKAGRVARLAVGNVQQVEGGDLLVVLE from the coding sequence ATGTTCCGCAAGGTACTTGTCGCCAACCGCGGCGAGATCGCCATCCGGGCGTTCCGCGCCGCTTACGAGCTGGGCGCGGGCACGGTCGCCGTCTTCCCCCACGAGGACCGCAACTCCCTGCACAGGCTGAAGGCGGACGAGTCCTACGAGATCGGCGAGCCCGGCCACCCGGTGCGGGCGTACCTGTCCGTCGACGAGGTCATCAAGGCCGCGCGCAAGGCGGGCGCCGACGCCGTGTACCCCGGTTACGGCTTCCTCTCCGAGAACCCCGGACTGGCCAAGGCCTGCGCCGACGCGGGGATCACGTTCGTGGGTCCCCCCACCGAGGTGCTGGAGCTGACCGGCAACAAGGCCAGCGCCATCGCCGCCGCCCGCGCCGCCGGGCTGCCCGTGCTCAAGTCCAGCGACCCGTCCAGCGACGTCGACGCGCTGCTCGCGGCGGCCGACGACATCGGCTTCCCGGTGTTCGTCAAAGCCGTAGCGGGCGGCGGCGGGCGCGGGATGCGGCGCGTCGAGGACCCGGCCGCCCTGCGCGAGTCGATCGAGGCCGCGTCCCGCGAGGCCGAGTCCGCCTTCGGGGACCCGACGGTGTTCCTGGAGCAGGCCGTCGTCGAGCCCCGGCACATCGAGGTGCAGATCCTCGCGGACGGGCAGGGCGGCGTGATCCACCTGTTCGAGCGCGACTGCTCGGTGCAGCGCAGGCACCAGAAGGTCATCGAGATCGCGCCCGCCCCGAACCTCTCGCCGGAGCTGCGCGAGCGGATCTGCGGCGACGCGGTCAGGTTCGCCGAGCACATCGGGTACCGCAACGCGGGCACCGTCGAGTTCCTGCTCGACCCGCGCGGGAACTACGTGTTCATCGAGATGAACCCGCGCATCCAGGTCGAGCACACGGTCACCGAGGAGGTCACCGACGTCGACCTCGTGCAGTCCCAGATGCGCATCGCCTCCGGCGAGACCCTCGCGGACCTCGGCCTGAGCCAGGACACCGTGCAGCTGCGCGGCGCCGCGCTCCAGTGCCGCATCACCACCGAGGACCCCGCCAACGGGTTCCGCCCGGACACCGGCATGATCAGCGCCTACCGCTCGCCCGGCGGCTCCGGCGTGCGCCTGGACGGCGGCACCACCGGCGTCGGCACGGCCATCAGCGCCCACTTCGACTCGATGCTGGTCAAGCTGACCTGCCGGGGCCGCACGTTCTCCGCCGCCGTCGCCCGCGCCCGGCGCGCGGTCGCCGAGTTCCGCATCCGGGGCGTGTCCACGAACATCCCGTTCCTGCAGGCGGTGCTGGACGACCCGGACTTCTACGAGGGCCGCGTCACCACCTCGTTCATCGAGAAGCGCCCGCACCTGCTGACCGCGCGCTCCTCCGCGGACCGGGGGACGCGCCTGCTGACGTACCTGGCCGACGTGACGGTGAACCGGCCGAACGGCGCCCGGCCGTCCGTCGTGGACCCGAGGCTGAAGCTGCCGCCCGTCGACGTGTCCTCCGACCCGGCGCCCGGCAGCAAGCAGCGCCTGGACCAGCTCGGGCCCGAGGGGTTCGCGCGGTGGCTGCGCTCCAGCGAGCGCGTCGGCGTCACCGACACCACGTTCCGCGACGCGCACCAGTCGCTGCTGGCCACGCGCGTGCGCACCAAGGACCTGCTCGCCGTCGCGCCGCACGTCGCGCGGCTCACGCCCGAGCTGCTGTCGCTGGAGGCGTGGGGCGGGGCGACCTACGACGTGGCGCTGCGGTTCCTCGCCGAGGACCCGTGGGAGCGGCTGGCCGCGCTGCGCGAGGCGGTGCCGAACATCGCGCTGCAGATGCTGCTGCGCGGGCGCAACACGGTCGGGTACACGCCGTACCCCGAGGCGGTGACCAGCGCCTTCGTCGAGGAGGCCACCGCGACCGGCATCGACATCTTCCGCATCTTCGACGCGCTGAACGACGTCGAGCAGATGCGGCCCGCGATCGAGGCGGTGCGCGCCACCGGCACGGCCGTCGCCGAGGTCGCGCTCTGCTACACCGCCGACCTGTCCAACCCGGACGAGCGGCTCTACACGCTCGACTACTACCTGCGGCTGGCCGAGCAGATCGTGTCGGCGGGCGCGCACGTGCTCGCGGTGAAGGACATGGCCGGGCTGCTCCGCCCGCCCGCCGCCGCGAAGCTCATCACCGCGCTGCGCAGCGAGTTCGACCTGCCGGTGCACCTGCACACCCACGACACCGCCGGTGGCCAGCTGGCCACGTACCTGGCGGCGATCCAGTCCGGGGTGGACGCGGTGGACGGCGCGGCGGCGTCGATGGGCGGCACCACCTCGCAGCCGCCGCTGTCGGCGATCGTGGCGGCGACCGACCACACCCCGCACGCGACCGGCCTGGACCTGGCGGCGGTGTGCGACCTGGAGCCGTACTGGGAGTCGGTGCGGAAGGTGTACGCGCCGTTCGAGTCCGGCATCCCCGGCCCGACGGGGCGGGTGTACAGCCACGAGATCCCCGGCGGCCAGCTGTCGAACCTGCGCACCCAGGCGGTGGCGCTCGGGCTGGGGCAGAAGTTCGAGGAGATCGAGGCGATGTACGCCGCCGCCGACCGGATGCTCGGCAGGCTGGTGAAGGTGACGCCGTCGTCCAAGGTGGTCGGCGACCTGGCCCTGCACCTGGTCGGCGCCGGGGTGAGCCCGGCCGAGTTCGAGGCCGAGCCGGGCAGGTTCGACGTGCCGGGTTCCGTCATCGGCTTCCTGCACGGCGAGCTGGGCGACCCGCCCGGCGGCTGGCCGGAGCCGTTCCGCAGCAAGGCACTGAAGGGCAGGGCGGCCCCGAAGGCGGTCGCGGAGCTGACCGAGGACGACCGCAAGGGCCTGGCCGAGAAGCCCCGCGCGACCCTGAACCGGTTGCTGTTCCCGGCGCCCACCAAGGAGTACCTGGCGCACCGGGACGCGTACGGCGACACGAGCGTGCTGAGCAGCAAGGACTTCTTCTACGGCCTGCGGCCGGGCGAGGAGTACCCGGTGGACCTGGAGCCGGGCGTGCGCCTGCTGATCCGCCTGGAGGCGATCGGCGAGGCGGACGAGCGCGGGGTCCGCACCGTGATGGCGGTCCTGAACGGCCAACTCCGCCCGATCCAGGTGCGCGACCGCTCGGTCGCGGCGGAGGTCCCGGCGGCGGAGAAGGCGGACCGCGCCAACCCGAACCACGTGGCGGCCCCGTTCTCGGGCGTGGTCCAGCCGTCGGTCGCGGAGGGCGACGAGGTCGACGCGGGGCAGACCCTGGCGACGATCGAGGCGATGAAGATGGAGGCCGCGATCACCGCGCCGAAGGCGGGTCGGGTGGCGCGGTTGGCGGTGGGGAACGTGCAGCAGGTCGAAGGCGGGGATCTGCTGGTGGTGTTGGAGTAG